Genomic DNA from Thermus filiformis:
CGAAGCGGGTCTGGAGGGTGCGGCGGTAGTGGCCGTTTTTCCTGCCGCCGTTTTCCCGCAGGAAGGCTTCTTGGTCCAGGTGGAGAAGAAGCTGGATCACCTCGGCCACCGTCCCCCTCACGGCTTCCCTGAGGATGGCTTGTAGGGTATCCTGGTCCACGGGGCACCTCCTTTCGCTCGTCGTGCCCCCCTATTTAACACCAGGGCCATACACATAATTCCTTACACGACCGGGGTCGGGGGAGACCACAACGTCAACGTAGTCCGCCGAGAGCACCTGCCCCGCCTCGTTCAGGGCCCACACGTACACCTTGTAGGGGAAGTCGGGGTTGGAGGGCGTGTCTGGCGCTACCCGGAGCAGAATCCCGGTGATGTACTCCCTCTGCCCGTTTGGGTTGAAGCTGTCCGGCCAAAGGGAGAAGAACCTGCTCACCCCTTCTTCCATCTCGGTTCGCGCCTCGAGGCGCACCACCCCCCAGTACCCTGACCTGGCGGTGAAGGTGAGGTTGAGCGTGGCTTCCCCGCCTGGGGGTGCCCAGACTGTACCTGGTTCAATGGACAACCGATACGGGGGCGGATCGCTCGGAACGTCCAGGTGCTGTCCCTGGCATCCAACAAGGAGGAGTAGGGTGGCGTAGGTGGCGGCGAGAGCCCTTCGCATAACCTGCCTCCTTCGAGGTCATTGTAGTGCCGCGGCTTTGCGGTGGGAGGGCCGCTGAGGGGAAGGGCTTGCGTCTTGGGTACAAGCGGTTGAGCTTGTACCCAAGACGGAACCTTGGCCCACCTCTGGCCGTCGCTCCGCCCATGGTGGGACCAGGGAAAGCTACAAGCCGTCCCAAAGCTCGGCGTGGGTTCCAGCAGGGATACGCCTTCCCGCTTCTTGGATCTGGGGAAGGGGCCTGGGGCCAGGAGAGGTGCGGGCAAGCCCCTCCTCCAAGAGGCGGACCACCACCTCCCGAAGGGTTTTGCCCTCCTGAGCGGCCTTGAGCTTAAGGCGGCGGTAAAGAGGGTCGGGAAGGTCCAGGGTGGTGCGCATGCGGCCATTTTAGCTTTGCGTAGCTCTTGGCGGGCTTTGAGAGTTCTTGGGTACAAACTCCCTGCGTTGGCCCTCCTTGTACCCAAGAAGCGCCCGGGATGGACGGCTGGGGGGGCGGACCAGGAGGGATAGCCTTTCCGGCACTTCCGGCGCAAGGCTACCCCGCCCAGAAGGAGAGCTCCTTAAACACCCCCAGGTCGCGGTAGTTCAGCGTCCACACCGGGGCCCCCAGCCGCAAGGCCAGGAGCGCCACGCTGGCGTCCTCCAGAGTGCCCTTCCACTCCGGCCTGGCCGCTAGCAGGAGCCGGATGGCCTCGAGGTCGTCCAACTGCAGGGGCTCCACCTCCAGGGCCTCGAGCATCCGGGCAAGCGCCTGTCTCGCCTTCGCCGGGCCGCCCTCAAAGAGCAGCCACTTGTACACCTCGAACAGCACCGGCAGCGGGATGATCAGCCGGCTTTTGCCCTCGATCAAGGTGTGAAAGCCTCGCAACGCCTCCGCGTGGTAGGGGTCGGCGGCGTGAAAGAGGGCGATAAGCGGCCCTGCGTCCAGGAGGAGTTTGGGTGGGGCCGCGGTCAAGGCCGGGAGCGGTGCAGGCGGTCCTCGGCGCCCTCCTCGGCGTTCACCGAGGCCTTCTCCACAATCCCGGCCAGCTCCAAAAGCGCCGCCGGGTTGCGCTCTAGCCGGACCCTCAGGGCCTCCTGCACCAGGGCCGAGAGGCTGGTCTGGGGGTGTTCCTTCAGGTAGGCCTCCACCGCCTGGGCCAGGTCGTCGGGCAGGTAGATGGTGGCTCGCATGGGTGTATCATACAACGTAATACCACCCTGGATCAAACGCCGCATAAACCCCCAGGGAACCAAGCGCCCGTCTTGGGTACAAGCCCTTGCCCCTCTTTGCCTTTGTACCCAAGAGCCGCTCGAGCAGGAGGGTCCAGGGGATTGGGAGGGAAGTGGGTCTTGGGTACAAACCCCCTGCACCTAAGCTGCTTGTACCCAAGAATGCAGAGCATGACCTGACATTGCGTTTGTACCCAAGAAGGGCCCTCCGCCCGCCAGCGCCTCGGCGAACTACCACCCCGTGGCCCTACAGTAGGGGGTTGGAGAAGCCTTGACCCAAGTGGTTCTTCCGGACCGGCGCGAGGGGAGAGGAGGGGGGGTGAGCGAACGCATGAGTTACGGGATGGTAAGGATTGGGCAAAATGGGGGTTTGCGGCGATTATATTTGCGAAGTTTTTCTTTCGCTAACTTTTGGTAGAGAAAGCCCCATCCTAAGGGGGATCCAAAGGTCAGCCTTCATCAACCCACCTGCCCGTGGCCAGGTAGCGCCTCCACTCTCCGGAGGAACGAGAGTAAACCTCCGCGGCCTCCTGGGGCCCCATCTTCAGCAGGGAGCTCAAGTACGCCTCGCCGAGCCCTCCCAAGACCGTCACCCTGTTCTTAAGGATGAAGGCTATGCGCTCTGGATCGGACCCCACCTGATGGGAAGCGATGGCGTCGGCCAGCTGGTGTATGAGCGCCTCCTTCTCCTTATGGCCCAGGCTCTCCCTCTTCGGGTCAAGGGCGCCCTCCAGAGGCAGCGCTCCGTCCTTCTTCCCGGCTGGACTCGGCTCGGCAGCCCACGCCGCCAAAGCCCGCTCCAGGGCCGGCCCCAACTCCCTCTCCACCTCCTTGGAGAACCCCTCCGACAAGATGGGTAGCAGGACTTCCCTCAGCTCGTGCGCCACACCCCTGGGGTCGGCGGCGGTCAGCCTAGTCTCTGCAAGCGCCTTTCTGGCCAGGGCCTTGACCCTCCCGACTGCTTGGGCCAGCACCCCGTCAAGGGCCCTGCTTGCGAGGTCCAGGACCTGGGCTTTTTGGGCGCCTTGGAGCGGTATGGGGGTGGGCTTCTTCTGGTCCCCGTTGGCGTGTGCGCCGCCCTCCCAACCCAGATGGTAGAGTTCCTCGAGGCCCCCTTCAAAGAGGAGGAGCTCCCGGGCCCGGGTCATCGCTACGTAGAGGAGGTTCTCCTGCTCCCTTAGCTCCGCCTCCTTTCCGGCCTCCAGGAAGGCCCGCCGCACGTACCCTTCCCAGACGGCCGGGAAGTCGTCCCAGAGGACCACCCGGTCCCACTCCCGCCCCTTGGCCTTGTGGGCGGTGGAGAGGACCACCTTGGCCTCCTCTTCCTGCTCCACGTGAGAAGCCTGAACCAGCTCCATCAGGGCCCTTAGGTCCCTAAAGCGCCGGGAGAAGCCCACCACCTTGACGGCCGTGGCGTTCAGCTCCTGCCGGGCCAGCTCCTCCAGCTCCTGCCAGCTGGACACCCCCGCCAGCTCCGGATGGGGGTTCGGGCGCTCCCTGCCCTTCTGAAGGGCGTAGGCATCCCCCAGAAGGTGGAGGACGTCCTTCACACCCCCCACGACGTGAACCGGAAGGAGGTTCAGGGCGCGAAGCTGTACCAGGGCCTCAAGGACCCCCGCGTTGGTCCGGGCTAGGACCGCGAACGGGCGGTCCGGATACCCCCCTACCCGCAGCCCCACCTCCGTCTCCCAGGGAGCCTTGCCCACCACGGGCACCTCGCCGCCCAGAAAGCGGGTGATCGCCCGCACCCCCCGGGCCAGCCCCTCCCCAAAGCGGAAGCTCTGGGTGAGCATGGCCTCCGGGGCCGGGATCTTGCTCATGGCGTTCACCGCCCCCCGCCAGGCGTAGATCTGCTGCCTTGGGTCGCCCACGTACACCTTTTGGAGAGCGCTCCGGTTCAGGATCTCCAGGAAGACCGGGTTCAGGTCCTGGGCCTCGTCCACCAGCACCGCGTCGTACCCCCGGATGCGTCCGCCTCGGTCGTACCAGATCCTCACGTAGCCGTCATGCGTGAGGGGGAAGGGGTCGTTGGGGTCGCGCATCTTCCTCCAGACCAGCCGGGCCGCCTCCACAAGGACTTCCCCTTCCCGGGACCAGGTCCCCTTCTCCCGCTTTGCATCTCTGAACTCGGGGTCGATGTGCTCCGGCCCGGGCTCGGGAGCCGTGGTGCTGAGAAAGCGCTCAACCGCGTTCTTCACCACGTAGAGGCGGTTCCGGCGCTCTACGGGGTTGGGGTACGCCTTGCGGAGCATGTCTTCCAAAGCCGCCCTAAGCTCCGTCACGGGAAGCCCCTTCTCCCCCAAGGAGAGCTTCTGGCGGTAGGAGCCGACCACGACCTCCTGGTGCGCATAGCTGTGGAGGGTGTGAACGTGGGTGTTGCGCGGGAACTTGACCTCAGCTTCCTTCCTGACCGACTTGTTGAAGGCCACGTAGAGGAGCCGCCTGTTCCCTGCCCTTTCGGCCATCATCCGAAGCGTGGTGGTCTTCCCGCTCCCCGCTACCGCCACTAGCTTCAGGTCGCCGCCCTCGAGGAAAAGCCTCACCGCCCTCTCCTGCTCGGGAGTGGCCCTCTCGCCCCTCAAAGACTCTTCCATAAGGTCCACCTCCATTATCGGGCCAGGTGCCCGAACGAAAGGCGCGGGGGGAGGCCTCCTAGGTGCAAGCCCGGCCACCCGGGGAAAAGCTTGTACCCAAGAAGCCCCCCCTCCCGCCACAGGACTACGCGGCCTTCCTACCCCGCTGCTTGAGTTGGGGCATGGATAGCGCAAACTCTGGCCGCTCCCCCCTAAGGGTCACCACGCAGATGACCAGGGGGTACCTCCCGGGGTTCTCCTTAAGAAAATCCAAGAAAAACTTCTCCAGCGCGCCCCAGTGCTTCTTCAGGACACGAGCCATGCGTTCGGAGACGGCGTTCCGGGTCGCCTCGGCCATGTTCTGGCGGAGCTCCTCGAGGGACCGCCCCCAGAAGAAGGCGAACTCGGGCATCTCCAAGGGATCGCTTGAGAAGGAGGGCCTGCCTGAAAACTCCTCTGCCTCTTTCAAAAAGGAGGCGATCTGGTCCTGAAGGCGTTCCCTATCCGGGGGGGCCGCCCTGTACAGCTCCTCGGGAAGCACCAGCGGCAGGAGAAGGGGAAGGACCTTGTCCAGGGCCTGAAGGTCCCCGGCCTCGGCCAGGTACACCTCCTGGATCCGGACCCCCAGCAGGTCGGCCATCTCCTCCGGGCGGAGCCCCTGGCCCAGCCGGAGGCTCCGCGCCAGATCCCCCAGGAAGTCGGCGAACTCGGGGCGGTTCAGCAGCTTGCCGATCACCCGGCCCTGGGCCAGGGGATCCCCCCCCTCGGCCTTGCTGATCTCCGGAGGGTACGTGCCGAGGTACTTCGCCAGTTCCTTCTGAGTCATGAAGCGGGTTTCCCGGAAGAGGCGGATGATGGGGTGGTCCATTAGGGATTTAGTAAGTTCTTTCATGTTTTCCATGTTTTCCTCCTTTCTTTCTCCGTCGCCCCTTTGTGCGACAGGAACCTAGGAAAGCTCGTTGGTATCGGGAAATCGCTTCTTGTCCTCGGGGTGTTCTGAAATATGCTCGGCCTTGAACCTTGTGCCGCCTTCGAGCGCTGTTCTCCTCTCTTACATTGGCCTCGCCTCCTTTCGCCCGGGTTATGTCCCGGATCTGCTCCTTAGTATACATGAGCAAGGCGGTGGAGTCAAGCCCCACTTGTGAGCAGTTTTGCCTTCCTAATCAGGAAATATTGCTTTTCAATGGAAAAATCTCTCTATTCATAGGTATACATTCCTAATCTTCAGAACTTCCCAAATATCTGCTTCAGTTGTTCGGGAATCAAGAACCTGGGGCACCCGCCCTTCTCCCCTATCGCAGGAAGAACCGGGTGGAAGACAACTCGCAACCGGTGGACTGGCGGAGGGGGTGGTCTCCTGGGTACACGCCGGGAGTTTGTACCCAAGAAGCAGCAGGGAGGGCTGGGCGCTGGCCCGGGTCCGGGAGGCGGTGGCGGCCGGCGGGCCGAGAATACGCAGGCCCGGGGCGCTCCTGGCCGCCTTGCTGAAGCGGGAGGGCCTCCTCCAGGCCATCCAGGAGGCCCCCGCCTGGCGGGTGGCCTAGGACCCCGGAGCGGTTAGAGAGTCTGGGGCCCCCTGGCTCCTGGGGGGTATCTTTTCGCTGCCATCCAGCCTTGCGTCCTGGAGGGAGTTCGTGCCCTCCGTGGTTGGCCAGGATCACCAGCATACCCTCTCCGGGTAGGGGGAACCGGGCCTCGAGGCCGGACGGAACCGCGACCCCGGGGACCGGTTGCTTCCCTAAGGGAACACCAAAAAGGGGCGGCGCGGGCCTCGAGGCCGGGAGCTCCGGAGGACCCTGGAGCGGGTGCGGGGCATTTGGACGCGGCCCCAACGGGAGCTCTGGTATACTTCCCTTAAGGGCAACCCTTACCCGGAAGGAGGTCCGAGTATGGGAACTGCTGGAAGTGGAGGCGGCGGAAGTGGCGGAACCATCATTATTTTTATCGCCGTTTCGATTTTCTTCTTGGCAGCGCTGTTGATCGGCTTATCCATCCCGTTCCTACAGGATAAGGTTCCTCCCAACGGTGTCTATGGTTTCAGAACACCCAAAACTTTGTCCGATCCAGCCATTTGGTACGAGGCCAATCGCTTCGCAGCCAAGGCTTCGATTGCGGTTGGCATTGTCATGTTTGTTCTTGGCGTTGTGCTCCTGCTCCTAAATCGCTACACAAATCTCAGCCTCAATACCCTGGTTTGGTTGAGCGTGGCTTTTGAGTTCATACCAGCACTGGTTCTCTTGCTAGTGCTTCTCTTATACGAACGGAGGTTGTGAGCCAGCGCCCCGCTTGAGGGGCCGCTCTTGGAGCTGGAGGCCTCCGGCCCTTACCCGAATGGGGTGGGGTGAAGACTCTACGCCACGCCTAAATGAGGGGCACCACCCGTTCCACTCCCCACTCCCTCAGCTCCCGGAGCACACCT
This window encodes:
- a CDS encoding type II toxin-antitoxin system VapC family toxin — translated: MTAAPPKLLLDAGPLIALFHAADPYHAEALRGFHTLIEGKSRLIIPLPVLFEVYKWLLFEGGPAKARQALARMLEALEVEPLQLDDLEAIRLLLAARPEWKGTLEDASVALLALRLGAPVWTLNYRDLGVFKELSFWAG
- a CDS encoding ribbon-helix-helix domain-containing protein translates to MRATIYLPDDLAQAVEAYLKEHPQTSLSALVQEALRVRLERNPAALLELAGIVEKASVNAEEGAEDRLHRSRP
- a CDS encoding UvrD-helicase domain-containing protein, with the protein product MEESLRGERATPEQERAVRLFLEGGDLKLVAVAGSGKTTTLRMMAERAGNRRLLYVAFNKSVRKEAEVKFPRNTHVHTLHSYAHQEVVVGSYRQKLSLGEKGLPVTELRAALEDMLRKAYPNPVERRNRLYVVKNAVERFLSTTAPEPGPEHIDPEFRDAKREKGTWSREGEVLVEAARLVWRKMRDPNDPFPLTHDGYVRIWYDRGGRIRGYDAVLVDEAQDLNPVFLEILNRSALQKVYVGDPRQQIYAWRGAVNAMSKIPAPEAMLTQSFRFGEGLARGVRAITRFLGGEVPVVGKAPWETEVGLRVGGYPDRPFAVLARTNAGVLEALVQLRALNLLPVHVVGGVKDVLHLLGDAYALQKGRERPNPHPELAGVSSWQELEELARQELNATAVKVVGFSRRFRDLRALMELVQASHVEQEEEAKVVLSTAHKAKGREWDRVVLWDDFPAVWEGYVRRAFLEAGKEAELREQENLLYVAMTRARELLLFEGGLEELYHLGWEGGAHANGDQKKPTPIPLQGAQKAQVLDLASRALDGVLAQAVGRVKALARKALAETRLTAADPRGVAHELREVLLPILSEGFSKEVERELGPALERALAAWAAEPSPAGKKDGALPLEGALDPKRESLGHKEKEALIHQLADAIASHQVGSDPERIAFILKNRVTVLGGLGEAYLSSLLKMGPQEAAEVYSRSSGEWRRYLATGRWVDEG
- a CDS encoding SdpI family protein, whose protein sequence is MGTAGSGGGGSGGTIIIFIAVSIFFLAALLIGLSIPFLQDKVPPNGVYGFRTPKTLSDPAIWYEANRFAAKASIAVGIVMFVLGVVLLLLNRYTNLSLNTLVWLSVAFEFIPALVLLLVLLLYERRL